The Deltaproteobacteria bacterium genome window below encodes:
- a CDS encoding reductive dehalogenase, producing MPRKMDFEAKYRAGDAMPFNQKNDMFKRMWWDKKFEGHLRDFNGVIPADGRNGAINENLALRNAAWSIEQGYAKGVSGGQFLMFDWNNDYVIRGMARIDRDTPFDASDPAHNSRVIKKAAEFFGAVSTGVCKFDQRWIYTKGYRLNECVEFDIDIPDEYQYVINFAVEMPYEHARFLPTYLGSAGTGYGYSKMAVTAGLVAQFIRQLGYKAIPSGNDTAMSIPYAIQAGLGELGRNGILVTPKYGPRVRLCKIFTNMPLECDEPIEFGVMEFCNVCKRCAEQCPSKAITEGERTTEGHNISNSNGPLKWYVDGEKCHMFWTKSRCDCGICIRACPFNKPLDFLHETTRWFIERFPALDSLVLQAEKLFGYGKQVSIEGYWDS from the coding sequence ATGCCCAGGAAGATGGATTTTGAGGCTAAGTACCGAGCTGGAGATGCCATGCCTTTTAATCAGAAGAACGATATGTTCAAACGGATGTGGTGGGACAAGAAATTCGAGGGGCACCTGCGGGATTTCAACGGCGTGATCCCTGCAGACGGCAGGAACGGGGCAATCAATGAGAATCTGGCCCTTCGAAACGCAGCATGGTCCATTGAGCAGGGATATGCCAAAGGGGTATCAGGGGGGCAATTTCTCATGTTCGACTGGAACAATGATTATGTGATACGGGGCATGGCCAGGATAGACAGAGACACGCCCTTTGACGCATCCGATCCGGCCCATAACAGCCGTGTTATCAAAAAAGCTGCTGAGTTTTTTGGTGCGGTGTCAACGGGTGTGTGCAAGTTCGATCAGAGATGGATTTATACCAAAGGCTACCGTCTGAACGAGTGTGTCGAGTTTGATATAGACATCCCGGATGAGTACCAATACGTCATCAACTTTGCTGTCGAGATGCCTTACGAGCATGCGAGATTTTTGCCAACCTACCTTGGTTCCGCGGGAACGGGCTACGGTTACTCCAAAATGGCCGTCACGGCTGGCCTTGTGGCGCAGTTTATCCGGCAATTGGGGTACAAGGCGATTCCGAGCGGCAACGACACGGCCATGAGCATTCCCTATGCCATACAGGCGGGGCTGGGGGAACTCGGTCGAAACGGCATCCTGGTAACGCCGAAATATGGACCGCGAGTCCGTTTATGTAAAATATTTACCAATATGCCCCTCGAATGTGACGAACCGATTGAATTCGGTGTGATGGAATTTTGCAACGTTTGCAAAAGATGCGCCGAACAATGTCCCAGCAAAGCCATAACCGAAGGAGAACGGACCACCGAAGGGCATAATATAAGCAATTCCAATGGACCCCTAAAGTGGTATGTGGATGGCGAGAAGTGTCACATGTTCTGGACGAAATCCAGATGCGACTGCGGCATCTGCATTCGCGCCTGCCCGTTCAACAAACCACTGGACTTCCTACACGAGACCACCCGATGGTTTATCGAGCGGTTCCCGGCTCTCGATTCACTGGTTCTCCAGGCTGAAAAGCTTTTCGGCTACGGGAAACAGGTAAGCATTGAGGGCTATTGGGATAGCTAG
- a CDS encoding sigma-70 family RNA polymerase sigma factor, whose amino-acid sequence MFDPNEETDNQHIQGLLPNDAIKDNKQAGYAEENSLYAYMSEMKHHTRITPERELVLGKRIKKGFNMMVSLIMDSPVKYQGMKDLKAEIISWLELNRRPRMSESEVMTFMKDGAVQLARQYPRSKHLATLHRRITRIELKVREAMDELVTANLRLVFIFTKMNARRGLDFTDLIQEGNIGLIKAAGKYDYEKGFRFSTYAAWWIRQSINRAIYDKAKTIRFPIHFVEFLNAFHETYHNLLRELNRVPSPFEISRVMGVNVDKLTNVVHLTQEPISLDASWGETGSTLGDLLVAEGLVSPLETLNDEELCQSIREALTILPSREEKIIRQRFGLDTNETQTLEEVGQGFNISRERVRQLEKRALNRLRVPEDSPNLKNFL is encoded by the coding sequence ATGTTTGATCCAAACGAAGAGACTGACAATCAGCATATACAGGGGCTTCTGCCAAATGACGCCATAAAGGATAATAAGCAAGCCGGCTACGCCGAAGAGAACTCATTGTATGCCTACATGTCAGAGATGAAGCATCATACACGCATCACTCCCGAGCGGGAGCTGGTTTTAGGCAAGCGCATCAAAAAGGGCTTCAATATGATGGTATCCCTGATCATGGATAGCCCTGTCAAGTACCAGGGGATGAAGGACCTCAAGGCCGAGATCATTTCCTGGCTGGAATTGAACCGGCGTCCCAGAATGAGCGAAAGTGAAGTCATGACGTTTATGAAGGACGGCGCAGTGCAGCTGGCCCGGCAATATCCGCGCAGCAAACATCTCGCCACTCTGCACCGCCGTATAACCCGAATTGAGCTCAAGGTTCGGGAAGCCATGGATGAACTGGTTACGGCCAACTTGCGCCTGGTATTTATTTTTACCAAGATGAATGCCCGCCGCGGACTGGATTTTACCGATCTGATTCAGGAAGGCAATATCGGTCTGATCAAGGCGGCGGGTAAGTATGATTACGAGAAGGGTTTTCGCTTTTCCACGTATGCGGCCTGGTGGATCCGGCAGTCCATCAACCGGGCCATCTACGACAAAGCCAAAACGATCCGTTTCCCGATTCATTTTGTGGAGTTTCTGAATGCCTTTCATGAAACTTACCATAACCTGCTCCGGGAGCTGAACCGCGTGCCATCCCCCTTTGAAATCTCCAGGGTCATGGGAGTCAACGTGGATAAACTCACCAACGTCGTCCACCTCACCCAGGAGCCCATATCGCTGGATGCCTCCTGGGGCGAGACCGGTTCCACCCTGGGCGACCTTCTGGTAGCTGAAGGCCTGGTTTCACCCCTGGAGACATTGAATGACGAGGAGCTTTGTCAGTCAATCCGGGAGGCTTTAACCATTCTGCCCAGCCGCGAGGAGAAGATTATCCGACAGCGATTTGGCCTGGATACCAATGAAACACAAACCCTGGAGGAGGTGGGCCAGGGATTTAATATTTCTCGCGAAAGAGTCAGACAGCTGGAAAAAAGAGCCTTAAACCGCCTCCGGGTCCCAGAGGATTCCCCAAATCTGAAGAACTTCCTTTAA
- a CDS encoding response regulator transcription factor has translation MSIRILLVDDNEDVRKGLRRLLEDESGLDIVAEAGDGRMAVRLAQELLPEVILMDIAMPHLNGIEATRQIMADGLGIKVIGLSTYSSQAYVKCMLSAGACGYVLKDQAHGILTEAIRSVMAGQIYVSVRLTDRTNLK, from the coding sequence ATGAGTATCAGGATTCTTCTAGTTGACGATAATGAGGACGTCCGAAAGGGACTGCGGCGGCTGCTTGAAGATGAGTCCGGCCTGGATATAGTCGCTGAAGCAGGCGACGGCCGGATGGCGGTGCGGCTGGCCCAGGAGCTTTTGCCCGAGGTTATCCTTATGGATATAGCCATGCCTCATCTAAATGGTATCGAAGCCACGCGGCAGATTATGGCTGACGGCCTGGGCATCAAGGTTATCGGTCTCTCAACGTATTCGAGCCAGGCTTATGTCAAGTGCATGCTCAGTGCCGGGGCCTGCGGCTACGTCCTCAAAGATCAGGCTCACGGAATACTGACCGAGGCCATTCGCTCGGTCATGGCCGGTCAGATATATGTAAGCGTGCGGCTTACTGACCGGACGAACCTGAAATAA
- a CDS encoding isoprenylcysteine carboxylmethyltransferase family protein, translated as MKKLGEKGKDMAYQDMQKNVHQRWGDLTGEHVVGDIGQLVLACLFAATWIADTFFLNYTTFLNQYAPLGVRIPLGVVLFVLSGFLARTGLSIVFGEEREKPEVIRKSVFSVVRHPVYLSEILLYLGFLVVSMSLAAAAVWVLAIGFLHYISRYEERLLLARFGEEYEQYMREVPMWMLRLRKR; from the coding sequence ATGAAGAAATTAGGCGAGAAAGGCAAAGACATGGCTTATCAGGATATGCAGAAAAACGTACACCAGCGGTGGGGTGATCTTACCGGGGAGCATGTAGTCGGCGATATCGGGCAGTTAGTCTTGGCCTGTCTATTTGCAGCGACGTGGATAGCTGACACGTTCTTTTTAAATTACACGACTTTCCTCAACCAGTACGCGCCTCTTGGCGTCAGAATACCTTTGGGAGTCGTTCTATTTGTTCTATCGGGCTTTCTGGCGAGAACGGGCCTGTCTATCGTTTTCGGCGAGGAGAGAGAGAAGCCTGAGGTGATCAGGAAGAGCGTGTTCAGTGTCGTTCGCCATCCAGTATACCTGAGCGAGATTCTGCTTTATCTTGGTTTTTTGGTGGTGAGCATGTCACTGGCTGCTGCAGCGGTGTGGGTTCTTGCGATCGGGTTCTTGCATTACATCTCGCGCTATGAAGAAAGGCTGCTCCTGGCGCGCTTTGGCGAGGAGTATGAGCAGTATATGCGGGAAGTGCCAATGTGGATGCTGCGGCTTCGGAAGAGGTGA
- a CDS encoding response regulator transcription factor: protein MNMKVVLADDHSLFREGLKSLLAENSNVEIVGETGDGRSAVRLCQELAPDIIIMDVAMPELNGIEATRQILSECPGTRVIALSMHSSRRFVVDMLQVGASGYLLKDCAFQELATALSAVSSGQVYLSPSIASVVVERITGSAAADFTIAAKLTPREREVLQLLAEGKRSMAVAELLHLSVKTVQTHRRNIMDKLDLHSLPELTRYAIREGLISSEE, encoded by the coding sequence ATGAATATGAAAGTTGTTTTAGCCGACGATCACAGCCTTTTCCGCGAGGGGTTGAAGTCTCTGCTCGCGGAGAACTCCAACGTCGAGATTGTCGGGGAGACAGGCGATGGCAGAAGCGCGGTCCGGCTGTGCCAGGAACTGGCGCCGGACATCATCATCATGGATGTGGCCATGCCGGAATTAAACGGTATTGAGGCTACCCGTCAAATCCTGTCTGAATGCCCCGGCACCAGGGTCATTGCCTTGTCCATGCATTCGAGCAGACGGTTCGTTGTGGACATGCTCCAGGTCGGGGCATCCGGCTACCTGCTCAAGGATTGTGCTTTCCAGGAACTGGCCACGGCCCTTTCAGCCGTGAGTTCCGGTCAGGTTTACCTCAGTCCGTCCATTGCTTCGGTGGTGGTGGAAAGAATCACGGGTTCGGCGGCCGCCGATTTCACCATCGCCGCCAAACTGACTCCCCGGGAACGGGAGGTGCTTCAGCTTCTGGCTGAAGGAAAGAGGTCCATGGCAGTGGCTGAACTCCTGCACCTGAGCGTGAAGACGGTGCAAACCCATCGCCGAAACATCATGGATAAACTGGACCTTCACAGCCTGCCCGAACTGACCAGATACGCCATCCGGGAAGGGCTGATCTCCTCAGAAGAGTAA
- a CDS encoding helix-turn-helix transcriptional regulator: protein MKQMEKDKPGNFQIQPDKKTELLLTVREKEILRCIVFGMSDIEIARKLSMSSDTVNAHVHCIFKKIGAPNHLQAALWAGMHL from the coding sequence ATGAAACAAATGGAAAAAGATAAACCCGGGAACTTTCAAATTCAGCCTGATAAAAAGACAGAACTGCTTCTTACGGTCAGGGAAAAAGAAATACTCCGTTGTATCGTTTTCGGAATGAGCGATATTGAGATTGCCCGGAAGCTGTCCATGAGCAGCGACACGGTCAATGCTCATGTTCATTGCATTTTCAAAAAGATCGGAGCGCCGAATCATTTACAGGCCGCCCTTTGGGCCGGGATGCATCTCTAG
- a CDS encoding DnaJ domain-containing protein: protein MFGYYKVLAIILVMLYIMSPYDLLPDFLIPVGWLDDLLILGILVYYLWRGRLPGILSSWGRSSQDTRRSFSWTDSEAQAEFDHKDKTRTKLSNPYEILGVKPGASDEEIRTAYRQAVQLYHPDKVSHLGPELKDVARRKFLEIHEAYEKLRKTSRS from the coding sequence ATGTTCGGTTATTATAAGGTGCTGGCGATCATCCTCGTGATGCTCTATATTATGAGCCCTTATGATTTGCTGCCCGACTTCCTTATCCCGGTCGGCTGGCTGGACGATCTTTTAATTTTAGGGATTCTGGTGTATTACCTCTGGCGAGGCAGGCTGCCCGGGATTCTTTCTTCATGGGGAAGATCATCACAAGACACGCGCCGCTCCTTTAGCTGGACTGATTCTGAGGCGCAAGCTGAATTTGATCACAAGGATAAAACCCGAACCAAACTCAGCAACCCTTATGAAATCCTGGGGGTTAAGCCCGGTGCGTCTGACGAGGAAATACGGACCGCTTACCGTCAGGCCGTTCAGCTCTATCATCCGGACAAGGTTTCTCATCTCGGGCCGGAGCTCAAAGATGTGGCCAGAAGAAAATTCCTTGAAATTCATGAGGCCTATGAAAAATTACGAAAGACCAGCAGAAGCTGA
- a CDS encoding DUF2088 domain-containing protein, with the protein MQRISIPSRRWYENEEMELTLPDRWEVDNLNSPGFDKPGLTSEQIKDKINHPIEGPPLEEIAQGKKQAVIVFDDMTRPTPVKDIAPHIVESLHEAGMKKDQIRFVWALGAHGTYDMINARKKLGEEIVENYVIYNHDPFQHTVPVGRTPTGVELWFNREFMACDLKIGIGCITPHPQLGFGGGAKLILPGVAGIETINQFHNQQYRDPQSTGLGNYDNNIMRPECEAAADMVGLNFKVDCLINRRAQITDLYAGPFRAAHAAGVEEAKRHYGLAAATGYDIAICNTYAKANESVIALVLALSLMKRGEGTAVLISDAPEGQVPHYVFRSWGSDYGGRHHTHRPRGFIQHLMKKLIVLSPNPDRTSLDMICQNHDAVFVKTWSEVLTILEADFPDKAKVAVVQDGTMQYFKPEGQ; encoded by the coding sequence ATGCAGAGAATTTCAATTCCTTCCCGACGCTGGTATGAAAACGAGGAAATGGAGCTGACACTGCCCGATCGCTGGGAGGTGGACAATCTGAATTCGCCCGGATTCGATAAACCCGGACTCACCTCTGAGCAGATCAAAGACAAGATCAATCATCCGATCGAGGGGCCGCCTTTGGAAGAAATAGCCCAGGGGAAAAAACAGGCCGTCATCGTCTTTGACGACATGACGCGGCCAACGCCTGTCAAGGACATCGCGCCGCATATCGTGGAGTCTCTTCATGAGGCGGGCATGAAAAAGGACCAGATTCGCTTTGTCTGGGCCCTGGGCGCGCACGGAACCTACGACATGATCAACGCACGAAAAAAGCTGGGGGAGGAGATTGTAGAAAATTACGTTATTTACAATCACGATCCCTTCCAGCACACCGTTCCGGTCGGGCGGACGCCCACCGGGGTGGAACTCTGGTTCAACCGCGAGTTTATGGCCTGCGACTTAAAAATCGGGATCGGGTGTATTACGCCTCATCCGCAGTTAGGATTCGGCGGCGGGGCCAAGCTTATCCTGCCGGGAGTGGCCGGTATTGAGACGATCAACCAGTTTCACAATCAGCAGTATCGCGACCCGCAAAGCACCGGCCTGGGGAATTACGACAACAACATCATGCGGCCCGAATGCGAGGCGGCCGCGGACATGGTCGGCCTTAATTTTAAGGTGGACTGCCTCATCAACCGCCGGGCTCAGATTACGGATCTTTATGCCGGGCCTTTCCGGGCCGCTCACGCGGCTGGTGTGGAAGAGGCGAAGAGGCACTATGGACTGGCCGCTGCAACCGGATACGATATAGCCATCTGTAACACCTATGCCAAGGCCAACGAATCGGTTATCGCCCTTGTATTGGCCCTAAGCCTCATGAAACGCGGTGAGGGGACCGCGGTTTTGATTTCCGACGCCCCGGAGGGACAGGTGCCTCACTACGTCTTTCGGTCCTGGGGCAGCGATTACGGCGGCCGCCACCATACGCACCGGCCCAGGGGTTTTATACAGCACCTCATGAAAAAACTGATCGTCCTGTCGCCAAACCCTGACCGGACTTCCCTTGATATGATCTGTCAGAACCATGACGCGGTCTTTGTGAAAACCTGGTCCGAGGTTCTGACTATCCTGGAGGCGGATTTCCCGGATAAGGCAAAGGTGGCTGTGGTTCAGGATGGGACCATGCAGTACTTCAAACCCGAAGGCCAATAA
- a CDS encoding beta-glucosidase, whose protein sequence is MSVRKFPENFLWGAATSSYQIEGAWNEDGKGENIWDRFSHGPYNILTNETGDLACDHYHQMPEDVAIMKDLGLRSYRFSISWARVLPKGAGEVNEKGLDFYDRLLDKLLAAGIMPNVTLNHWDLPQALQDRGGWVNRDSVNWFGDYACLMLDRLGDRVPMWVTHNEPYVIAFLGYAQGILAPGVSDYSQAFQTVHHLLLSHGQAVQLFRQGGYKGEIGIVLNQGHYLPARDRKADQDACQRVYEENVALFMDPIFKGHYPEMLMDWIGPHAPEVRAGDLALIKQPIDFLGVNYYRTSMVRYSLRSPMLKAEAESISAPGWGRTTLVGNGINPPGLTAVLLNIKENYGNPKVYITENGVALEDTPDRQDFVADWGRINFLRDHLRAALDAIQAGVNLKGYYVWSLMDNFEWSVGYIPRFGIVRVDFKTQKRTLKQSAHWYREVMASNSIND, encoded by the coding sequence ATGAGCGTCAGGAAGTTTCCTGAAAATTTTCTGTGGGGCGCGGCCACGTCCTCATACCAGATCGAGGGGGCCTGGAACGAAGATGGCAAAGGCGAAAACATCTGGGATCGTTTTTCCCATGGCCCCTATAACATCCTCACCAACGAGACCGGTGACCTAGCCTGCGATCATTACCATCAAATGCCAGAAGACGTGGCCATCATGAAGGACCTGGGGTTAAGGTCTTACCGCTTCTCGATTTCATGGGCGCGTGTCCTGCCAAAGGGCGCGGGCGAGGTCAATGAGAAGGGACTGGATTTTTATGACCGGCTGTTGGATAAGCTGCTGGCCGCTGGTATCATGCCCAACGTCACCCTGAACCACTGGGATCTGCCTCAGGCCTTGCAGGACCGGGGCGGCTGGGTCAACCGCGACAGCGTCAACTGGTTTGGTGATTATGCCTGCCTCATGCTTGACCGGCTGGGCGACCGTGTCCCGATGTGGGTTACCCACAACGAGCCATACGTGATCGCCTTTTTAGGCTACGCCCAGGGAATCCTGGCCCCGGGCGTCTCTGATTATTCCCAGGCCTTTCAGACCGTGCATCACCTCCTGCTTTCTCACGGCCAGGCCGTCCAGCTCTTTCGCCAGGGCGGCTATAAGGGCGAGATCGGCATTGTCCTCAATCAGGGGCATTATCTGCCAGCCAGAGATCGAAAAGCGGACCAGGACGCCTGCCAGCGTGTCTATGAAGAAAACGTGGCCCTGTTCATGGACCCGATCTTCAAAGGGCATTACCCCGAGATGCTCATGGACTGGATCGGCCCGCATGCGCCTGAGGTCAGGGCAGGGGACCTGGCGCTCATAAAACAGCCTATTGACTTTTTGGGAGTGAATTACTACCGCACCAGCATGGTTCGCTACTCCCTGCGCAGCCCCATGCTCAAGGCGGAAGCGGAATCCATCTCTGCGCCGGGCTGGGGCCGGACTACACTGGTGGGCAACGGTATCAACCCGCCTGGACTCACCGCGGTGCTCCTCAATATCAAAGAAAATTATGGTAATCCTAAAGTGTACATCACAGAAAACGGCGTGGCGCTTGAAGATACCCCTGACAGGCAGGACTTTGTGGCCGACTGGGGCCGCATCAACTTCCTGCGGGATCACCTCCGCGCCGCTCTTGACGCCATCCAGGCCGGAGTGAATCTCAAAGGATATTACGTCTGGAGCCTTATGGACAACTTTGAATGGTCTGTCGGATACATCCCCCGCTTTGGCATTGTGCGGGTAGATTTCAAGACCCAGAAACGAACGCTCAAGCAGAGCGCCCACTGGTACAGGGAAGTCATGGCTTCCAATAGCATAAACGATTAG